A genomic stretch from Halorhodospira halophila SL1 includes:
- the trpC gene encoding indole-3-glycerol phosphate synthase TrpC, with the protein MSAPGTPDILRRILRRKVEEVVERAESRSLRELSAAAADLPPTRGFRDALLQRIEAGGTGVIAEIKRASPSRGVIREDFQPAAIAVDYQRHGAACLSVLTDRDFFQGDDAHLQAAREAVQLPVLRKDFTVDTYQVYEARVLGADCILLIAAALGDAQLAELHALAVELGMDVLIEVHDAEELARVGPLGPALVGVNNRDLRTFHTDLATSEVLSESMPAGALAVTESGIHTREDVARMHAAGIHAFLVGEAFMSAPSPGARLAELFGSPAGV; encoded by the coding sequence ATGAGCGCGCCCGGGACGCCGGATATCCTGCGCCGCATCCTGCGCCGTAAGGTCGAGGAGGTGGTCGAGCGGGCCGAGAGCCGCTCGCTGCGCGAGCTCTCGGCCGCTGCGGCCGATCTGCCGCCGACCCGCGGGTTCCGCGACGCGCTGCTGCAGCGGATCGAGGCCGGGGGTACCGGGGTGATCGCCGAGATCAAGCGGGCCTCGCCGAGCCGTGGCGTGATCCGCGAGGACTTCCAGCCGGCGGCTATCGCCGTCGATTATCAGCGTCATGGTGCCGCGTGCCTGTCGGTCCTGACCGACCGCGACTTCTTCCAGGGCGACGACGCCCACCTGCAGGCGGCCCGCGAGGCCGTTCAGCTGCCGGTGCTCCGCAAGGATTTCACCGTCGATACCTATCAGGTCTATGAGGCCCGCGTCCTCGGGGCCGACTGCATCCTGCTCATCGCCGCGGCGCTGGGCGACGCGCAGCTGGCCGAGCTGCACGCCTTGGCGGTCGAGCTGGGCATGGATGTGCTGATCGAGGTCCACGATGCCGAGGAACTGGCCCGGGTCGGGCCGCTGGGGCCTGCCCTGGTCGGTGTGAACAACCGCGATCTGCGGACCTTCCACACAGACCTGGCGACCAGTGAGGTGTTGTCCGAGTCGATGCCGGCCGGCGCGCTGGCGGTGACCGAGAGCGGCATCCACACCCGTGAGGACGTGGCACGCATGCACGCGGCGGGGATCCACGCCTTCCTGGTCGGCGAGGCCTTCATGTCGGCCCCAAGCCCCGGGGCACGGCTCGCCGAGCTGTTCGGGAGCCCCGCCGGGGTGTAA
- the trpD gene encoding anthranilate phosphoribosyltransferase — MDLTAALRRITENQDLSPDEMTAVFRTIMTGGATPAQIGGFLIGMRLKGETVQEMAAAASVMRELAERVDVGDDFHRLVDTCGTGGDARGTLNVSTAAAFVTAAGGIPVAKHGNRSVSGRSGSADLLEACGATLELSSEAVAECIRRVNVGFLFAPLHHSAMKHAVGPRKELGVRTLFNLVGPLSNPAGARRQLLGVFGQEWVRPVAEVLQALGSDHVLVVHAEDGLDEISIAAPTRIAELRNGQIEEYTVTPEDLGLRSAPLNEVTISGTKDSLAMIRAAFSGERIAAMELIAANAGAALYVGGEAPDLRRGVERARELMTSGAAAQTLERFVATTKELAQ, encoded by the coding sequence ATGGACCTAACCGCCGCCCTTCGTCGCATCACGGAGAACCAGGATCTCAGCCCCGATGAGATGACCGCGGTCTTCCGCACCATCATGACCGGCGGGGCGACGCCGGCGCAGATCGGTGGCTTCCTCATCGGCATGCGGCTCAAGGGGGAGACGGTCCAGGAGATGGCCGCCGCCGCCTCGGTCATGCGGGAGCTCGCCGAGCGGGTCGATGTCGGCGACGACTTCCACCGCCTGGTGGACACCTGCGGCACCGGTGGCGATGCCCGCGGCACCCTGAACGTCTCGACCGCCGCCGCCTTCGTGACCGCCGCCGGGGGCATCCCGGTGGCCAAGCACGGCAACCGCTCGGTCTCCGGGCGCAGCGGCAGCGCCGACCTGCTCGAGGCCTGCGGCGCCACGCTGGAACTCAGCAGCGAGGCGGTGGCTGAGTGCATCCGTCGGGTCAACGTTGGTTTCCTCTTCGCCCCGCTGCACCACAGCGCCATGAAGCACGCCGTGGGACCGCGCAAGGAGCTCGGGGTCCGCACCCTGTTCAACCTGGTGGGCCCGTTGTCCAACCCCGCCGGGGCGCGGCGCCAGCTGCTCGGGGTCTTCGGGCAGGAGTGGGTGCGCCCGGTGGCCGAGGTGCTCCAGGCGCTGGGCAGCGACCACGTGCTGGTGGTCCACGCCGAGGACGGGCTCGACGAGATCAGCATCGCCGCACCGACGCGGATCGCCGAGCTGCGCAACGGCCAGATCGAGGAGTACACCGTCACGCCGGAGGATCTGGGGCTGCGCAGCGCGCCGCTCAATGAGGTGACCATCTCCGGCACCAAGGACAGTCTGGCGATGATCCGTGCCGCCTTCTCCGGCGAGCGCATTGCCGCCATGGAGCTGATCGCCGCCAACGCCGGCGCTGCGCTCTATGTTGGCGGCGAGGCCCCCGATCTGCGTCGTGGTGTGGAGCGAGCCCGGGAACTCATGACCTCCGGTGCCGCCGCTCAGACGCTGGAGCGCTTCGTGGCGACGACCAAGGAACTCGCCCAATGA
- a CDS encoding anthranilate synthase component II, whose translation MILMIDNYDSFTWNLVQYLGELGARVEVVRNDEISIDEVRRLRPERIVISPGPCTPNEAGVSLEVVRALAGEVPILGVCLGHQTIGQVFGGRVIRAREVMHGKTSPVRHRGQGVFAGLPEPLEATRYHSLIVERESLPQELEITAWTEGPHGAIDEIMGLRHRRLPVEGVQFHPESILTSAGHDLLRNFLEQPRAVA comes from the coding sequence ATGATCCTGATGATCGATAACTACGACTCGTTCACCTGGAATCTCGTCCAGTATCTGGGCGAGCTGGGTGCCCGAGTCGAGGTGGTGCGCAACGACGAGATCAGTATCGACGAGGTGCGCCGCCTGCGCCCGGAGCGCATCGTGATCTCCCCGGGGCCCTGCACCCCCAACGAGGCCGGCGTCTCGCTGGAGGTGGTCCGCGCCCTGGCCGGCGAAGTGCCCATCCTCGGTGTCTGCCTGGGGCACCAGACCATCGGGCAGGTGTTCGGCGGCCGCGTGATCCGGGCCCGCGAGGTCATGCACGGCAAGACCTCCCCGGTGCGCCACCGCGGCCAGGGGGTCTTCGCCGGTCTGCCCGAGCCGCTGGAGGCCACCCGCTACCACTCGCTGATCGTCGAGCGCGAGAGCCTTCCGCAGGAGCTGGAGATCACCGCCTGGACCGAGGGGCCCCACGGCGCCATCGACGAGATCATGGGGCTGCGCCACCGCCGACTGCCGGTGGAGGGCGTGCAGTTTCACCCCGAGTCGATCCTTACCTCCGCCGGGCACGATCTTCTGCGCAACTTCCTGGAGCAGCCCCGCGCCGTCGCCTGA
- the trpE gene encoding anthranilate synthase component I → MKEHEFHSLAEAGYTRIPLIREVLADLDTPLSTYLKLARGPRSFLFESVEGGEKWGRYSIIGLPARTEIAVYGHRVEVRRDGALVDEQQVRDPLAWIEAYQHRHRAATPSGFPQMPRFLGGLVGYFGYDTVRYVEPRLAASAPEDPLGLPDICLVEAEEVVVFDNLAGRLYLVVHCDPREPDAYAAGLARLDELAGRLAEPLERTRRPGGGVAAGEPRYNFTQAGFEAAVERIREYIAAGDVMQVVPSQRMSMPFSAEPLDLYRALRCTNPSPYMYFLDLGACQVVGSSPEILVRLEDGEVAVRPIAGTRKRGATEARDQELEQELVSDPKEIAEHVMLIDLGRNDVGRVAETGTVRLTERMVVERYSQVMHIVSNVVGRLRPGLGPMDVLRATFPAGTVSGAPKIRAMEIIDEVEPVKRGVYAGAVGYLSWSGNMDTAIAIRTAVVHDGQVHVQAGAGVVADSVPELEWKETLNKGRALLRAVEMAEAGL, encoded by the coding sequence ATGAAAGAGCACGAGTTCCACAGCCTCGCCGAAGCCGGGTACACCCGTATCCCGCTCATCCGCGAGGTCCTGGCCGATCTCGACACCCCGCTGTCCACCTATCTCAAGCTCGCCCGCGGGCCGCGCTCCTTCCTCTTCGAGTCGGTGGAGGGCGGTGAGAAGTGGGGCCGCTACTCCATCATCGGGCTGCCGGCCCGGACCGAGATCGCCGTCTACGGGCACCGGGTTGAGGTCCGCCGCGATGGCGCGCTCGTCGACGAGCAGCAGGTGCGCGATCCGCTGGCCTGGATCGAGGCGTATCAGCACCGTCATCGCGCCGCGACGCCCTCCGGATTCCCGCAGATGCCGCGGTTCCTGGGGGGGCTGGTGGGGTACTTCGGCTACGACACGGTGCGCTACGTCGAGCCGCGGCTGGCCGCTAGCGCCCCGGAAGACCCCCTCGGGCTGCCGGACATCTGCCTGGTGGAGGCCGAGGAGGTGGTCGTCTTCGACAACCTCGCCGGGCGGCTCTATCTGGTGGTCCACTGCGATCCGCGCGAGCCGGACGCCTATGCAGCCGGCCTGGCACGGCTGGACGAACTGGCCGGGCGGCTGGCCGAGCCCCTGGAGCGCACCCGGCGTCCGGGCGGCGGCGTGGCGGCGGGGGAGCCCCGCTACAACTTCACCCAGGCCGGGTTCGAGGCCGCGGTGGAGCGGATCCGCGAGTACATCGCCGCCGGCGACGTGATGCAGGTGGTCCCGTCGCAGCGCATGAGCATGCCGTTCAGCGCGGAGCCCCTCGATCTCTACCGCGCGTTGCGCTGCACCAACCCCTCGCCCTACATGTACTTCCTCGACCTCGGCGCCTGCCAGGTGGTCGGCTCCTCGCCGGAGATCCTGGTCCGCCTCGAGGATGGCGAGGTGGCCGTGCGCCCGATTGCCGGGACCCGCAAGCGCGGCGCCACCGAGGCCCGCGACCAGGAGCTGGAACAGGAGCTGGTCTCCGACCCGAAGGAGATCGCCGAGCACGTGATGCTCATCGACCTCGGGCGCAACGACGTCGGCCGGGTCGCCGAGACCGGCACGGTGCGCCTGACCGAGCGCATGGTGGTGGAGCGCTACTCCCAGGTCATGCACATCGTCTCCAACGTGGTCGGGCGGCTGCGACCGGGGCTCGGTCCCATGGACGTGCTGCGGGCCACCTTCCCGGCCGGCACGGTCTCCGGCGCGCCGAAGATCCGTGCCATGGAGATCATCGACGAGGTCGAGCCGGTCAAGCGCGGTGTCTACGCCGGCGCCGTCGGCTATCTCTCCTGGTCGGGGAACATGGACACCGCCATCGCGATCCGGACCGCGGTGGTTCACGATGGCCAGGTCCACGTCCAGGCGGGTGCCGGTGTGGTCGCAGACTCGGTTCCCGAGCTGGAGTGGAAGGAGACCCTGAACAAGGGCCGGGCGCTGCTGCGCGCCGTCGAGATGGCCGAGGCTGGCTTATGA
- a CDS encoding phosphoglycolate phosphatase gives MDLSLTRAILFDLDGTLVDSAPDLTVAINQVLAERDHAPVTEEQVRGWVGNGARRLVARALTGADDGNPPEEELDAALERFFECYGEAVYVHSRPYPEAVETLQALAQAGMRLAVVTNKPRRFAEPILQGMGVTDAIDVVVGGECTEARKPDPEPLRLAMERLGAASRTVLMVGDSRTDVEAARNAGIPVVCVPYGYRRGVALEDLGADAIVDDLSGVVALLREAA, from the coding sequence ATGGATCTCTCGCTAACCCGCGCGATTCTCTTCGATCTGGACGGGACGCTGGTGGACAGCGCCCCGGATCTGACCGTCGCCATCAACCAGGTGCTCGCCGAGCGGGACCACGCCCCGGTGACCGAGGAGCAGGTCCGCGGTTGGGTGGGCAATGGTGCCCGTCGGCTGGTGGCCCGCGCCCTCACCGGCGCGGACGACGGCAACCCGCCAGAAGAGGAGCTGGACGCCGCGCTCGAGCGCTTCTTCGAGTGCTACGGCGAGGCCGTCTACGTACACAGCCGCCCCTACCCGGAGGCCGTCGAGACCCTGCAGGCCCTGGCCCAGGCCGGCATGCGTCTGGCCGTGGTCACCAACAAGCCGCGGCGCTTCGCCGAGCCGATCCTCCAGGGCATGGGGGTGACGGATGCCATCGACGTGGTCGTTGGCGGCGAGTGCACCGAGGCCCGCAAGCCCGACCCGGAGCCGCTCCGGCTGGCCATGGAGCGCCTGGGGGCGGCGTCGCGGACCGTGCTGATGGTCGGTGACTCGCGAACCGACGTGGAGGCGGCGCGCAACGCCGGTATTCCGGTGGTGTGTGTGCCCTACGGCTACCGCCGCGGGGTGGCGCTGGAAGACCTGGGCGCCGACGCCATCGTGGATGATCTCAGCGGCGTGGTCGCGCTGCTACGCGAGGCGGCCTGA